In Anaerolineales bacterium, the following proteins share a genomic window:
- a CDS encoding CaiB/BaiF CoA-transferase family protein — protein sequence MNQPLQGIRILDLTRLLPGPFVTQLLADMGAEIIKVETPTAGDYARLAPPEMGLGGLFEAINQGKKSVAVNYRNARGRETFLQLVATADVVIESFRPGTAERMKIDYETLRTVKPDLIYCALSGYGQTGPFAKRAGHDLNYAAISGALSLNAAEGKPPQVYGLAVADLSGAMMAGMSILGALLNRQKTGEGAYLDAALLDGILAWMIPMAGAPFFSGVPVTGGTLPLQGGLACYNVYETADGKFISLGALEPTFWSDFCKVTGRNDLLTRQFDRAVKDEVAAVFKGKSLAAWLDAFSDTDGCVEPVLSFEEALTHPQVRARGYVREEKGRLAGLNSPFAYGSGEARPAPKLGEHTREILAEILSAEELDELSQAGIIGKRSLASSRIKKQSDSD from the coding sequence ATGAACCAGCCTTTGCAAGGAATCCGAATCCTCGATCTTACGCGACTCTTGCCGGGTCCGTTCGTCACGCAACTGCTTGCCGATATGGGCGCGGAAATCATTAAAGTGGAAACTCCCACCGCCGGCGATTATGCGCGGCTGGCGCCTCCTGAAATGGGCTTGGGCGGCTTATTCGAAGCGATCAATCAGGGAAAGAAAAGCGTGGCGGTCAACTATCGCAACGCGCGCGGACGCGAAACGTTCCTGCAACTTGTTGCCACTGCCGATGTGGTCATTGAGAGTTTTCGCCCCGGCACGGCGGAACGGATGAAGATTGACTACGAAACTTTGCGAACCGTCAAACCCGATTTGATCTATTGCGCGCTTTCCGGGTATGGGCAAACAGGTCCGTTCGCCAAACGCGCAGGTCACGATCTGAATTACGCGGCGATCAGTGGCGCGCTCTCGCTCAACGCGGCGGAAGGCAAGCCGCCTCAAGTGTATGGCTTGGCGGTCGCCGACCTGAGCGGCGCGATGATGGCGGGAATGTCCATTCTCGGCGCGTTGCTGAACAGACAAAAAACAGGCGAAGGCGCGTACCTCGACGCGGCATTGCTGGATGGGATTCTCGCGTGGATGATTCCGATGGCGGGCGCGCCATTTTTCAGCGGCGTTCCAGTCACCGGCGGCACGCTTCCTCTTCAAGGTGGGCTGGCTTGCTATAACGTGTACGAAACCGCTGATGGGAAATTTATTTCGCTGGGCGCGCTCGAACCCACGTTTTGGAGCGACTTCTGCAAGGTGACGGGACGCAACGATCTCTTGACGCGTCAATTCGACCGTGCGGTTAAGGATGAAGTGGCGGCAGTTTTCAAGGGGAAATCTCTCGCGGCGTGGCTGGACGCGTTCTCCGACACCGATGGATGCGTCGAGCCGGTCTTATCCTTTGAAGAGGCGTTAACGCATCCGCAGGTGAGGGCGAGAGGATATGTACGTGAAGAAAAAGGCAGACTAGCCGGACTCAACTCTCCCTTCGCGTATGGAAGCGGCGAAGCCCGTCCCGCGCCGAAGTTGGGCGAACACACCCGCGAGATTTTGGCTGAAATCCTATCTGCCGAAGAATTGGATGAGTTGTCGCAAGCGGGAATAATTGGAAAGCGCAGTCTCGCTTCGTCGCGTATCAAGAAGCAGAGTGATTCCGATTAA
- a CDS encoding glycerol-3-phosphate acyltransferase, whose translation MQILLEIVAVIVGYLLGSIPVGLLIVKMKTGKDLREVESGRTGGTNAFRAAGFGVGLITALLDAAKAAVAVWIARSLSPEANIVPVLAGLAAILGHNYSIFLAERDANGRWRLRGGAGAMPALGGALGLWAWAFPIVFVTGALVLFTLGMASVATLTVGLAIIIIFAVRASQDLMPWVNVIYGLIAEILLIWALRSNIQKIFAGTERVISISLAGWLRARKESAETGGGAKDS comes from the coding sequence ATGCAAATTTTGCTCGAAATTGTCGCGGTGATCGTAGGCTATCTTTTAGGCTCGATACCTGTGGGCTTATTGATCGTCAAAATGAAAACAGGCAAAGATCTGCGCGAAGTGGAAAGCGGCCGCACCGGCGGGACGAACGCCTTTCGCGCGGCAGGGTTTGGCGTGGGGCTTATCACCGCGTTGTTAGATGCGGCTAAGGCGGCGGTCGCAGTGTGGATCGCGCGTTCACTATCTCCCGAAGCCAACATTGTCCCTGTATTAGCGGGTCTTGCCGCGATCCTCGGGCATAACTACTCCATCTTTCTGGCGGAACGCGACGCGAATGGACGTTGGCGATTGCGCGGCGGGGCGGGCGCTATGCCCGCGCTCGGCGGCGCGTTGGGCTTGTGGGCTTGGGCGTTCCCCATCGTTTTTGTGACCGGCGCTCTGGTTTTGTTCACCTTGGGCATGGCATCCGTCGCGACATTGACGGTCGGGTTGGCGATCATTATCATCTTTGCCGTGCGCGCATCGCAAGACCTTATGCCGTGGGTGAACGTGATCTACGGTTTGATCGCCGAAATACTTTTGATCTGGGCGTTACGTTCGAACATTCAAAAAATATTTGCTGGCACCGAACGTGTGATCAGCATCAGCCTCGCGGGGTGGTTACGCGCGCGTAAGGAAAGCGCCGAAACCGGCGGAGGGGCAAAAGATTCTTAA
- a CDS encoding MBL fold metallo-hydrolase has protein sequence MHRERVSENVYWFQSEVYAQVTAGVVAGPQWAVAIDTLALPDETLSIREFIEHELNVPIRYVINTHYHADHSWGNCFFPGATVIAHARCRELLEERGIPSLEQAKKQNPALKQVKIVLPHMTFADGELTLRVGKKNLIISTTPGHSDDGIAVLVEEDRILFAGDAFMPLPYIVDGSLDDITASIKTIGRMGLENIVQGHGDVILRGEIDAAVRENLNYLSAIRRSVKTASKRKNAEELIEQISIEDCGKSRVYLGGLAETLHRRNLQALLHQMN, from the coding sequence ATGCATCGAGAACGAGTCTCAGAGAACGTGTATTGGTTCCAAAGCGAAGTGTACGCGCAAGTGACGGCAGGGGTTGTGGCGGGTCCGCAATGGGCAGTGGCAATTGACACGCTAGCATTACCGGACGAAACATTGAGTATCCGCGAGTTCATCGAACACGAATTGAACGTGCCGATCCGCTACGTGATCAACACCCACTATCACGCCGACCACTCGTGGGGCAATTGCTTCTTTCCGGGCGCCACCGTCATCGCGCACGCACGCTGCCGCGAACTGCTCGAAGAGCGCGGCATCCCGTCGCTGGAACAGGCAAAGAAACAAAACCCCGCGCTGAAACAGGTGAAGATCGTCTTGCCTCACATGACCTTCGCCGACGGCGAACTCACTTTGCGCGTTGGGAAAAAGAACCTCATCATCTCGACCACCCCCGGTCACAGCGACGATGGAATCGCCGTGTTGGTGGAGGAGGACCGCATCCTCTTCGCAGGGGATGCTTTCATGCCGCTCCCCTACATCGTGGATGGAAGCCTCGACGACATCACAGCCTCCATAAAAACCATCGGGCGCATGGGCTTGGAAAACATCGTGCAGGGTCACGGCGATGTTATCCTACGCGGCGAAATCGACGCGGCAGTGCGCGAAAACCTCAACTACCTTTCAGCGATCCGAAGGTCGGTCAAAACGGCATCGAAGAGGAAGAACGCCGAAGAATTGATCGAACAGATCAGCATCGAAGATTGCGGCAAGAGCCGCGTCTACCTCGGCGGATTGGCGGAAACCCTCCACCGCAGAAACTTGCAAGCGCTGCTCCACCAAATGAATTAA
- a CDS encoding Fur family transcriptional regulator, with protein sequence MSCVSEYAPQLRSRGYRVTPQRMAILHVLRHSQKHLSPRDVYELAKKDFPRLTEPTVYRTLEFLAKNGLARPAQVGNGRLRYELAAGEHHHIVCRVCGDEVEVEHHLLEGLFRNMESNSGYKHIDSHVTFFGVCPECQKI encoded by the coding sequence ATGTCTTGCGTTTCAGAATACGCTCCACAACTCCGCTCGCGCGGCTATCGGGTCACTCCCCAACGGATGGCGATTCTCCACGTTCTGCGCCATTCGCAAAAGCATCTTTCGCCCCGCGACGTGTATGAACTGGCAAAAAAGGATTTTCCACGACTGACGGAACCTACGGTCTACCGGACGTTGGAATTTCTCGCCAAGAATGGGCTGGCGCGTCCTGCGCAGGTTGGCAATGGACGCTTGCGATATGAACTGGCGGCAGGCGAGCATCATCATATCGTTTGCCGCGTCTGCGGCGATGAGGTTGAAGTGGAACATCACTTGCTCGAAGGTCTGTTTCGCAATATGGAATCAAACAGCGGTTACAAGCATATTGATAGCCACGTGACATTCTTCGGCGTGTGCCCGGAGTGTCAGAAAATATAA
- the gyrB gene encoding DNA topoisomerase (ATP-hydrolyzing) subunit B produces the protein MAKKNDAGYDVSSIQALEGIEHVRKRPGMYVGGTDIKALHHLVYEVVDNAIDEALAGFCNSINITIHSDSSVTVEDNGRGIPVGPHPSKKDAKGKPMETVDVVMTVIGAGGKFGGGGYKVSGGLHGVGVSAVNALSEWMTTEIKRDGKLWQQQYKRGVPQGAIKQIGKVGKEESGTKQTFKFDKQIFTEDIDYRFDTLVQRFREMAFVTRGVTIQFVDERNDREMTFYFEGGITSFVRYLNRNRENLHPVVYVEKEIENIGVEAAIQYTDAYTESVYSFANTINTIDGGTHLTGLRSSLTRVINDYARKSGLLKDSDPNFSGDDTREGLTAIVSVKHPGPQFESQTKVKLMNPEVQTYVTQVVGDAFGTFLEENPQAAKAIVAKCLTSARARDAARKARDLVIRKSALESLTLPGKLADCSERDSSKTELYIVEGDSAGGSAKQGRDRHFQAILPLRGKIMNTERARLDKILSSNEIKALISALGTGIGDNFDIEGLRYGRVIIMTDADVDGSHIRTLLLTFFFRYMPKLIEDGHLYIAQPPLYRIAYKNQVKYAYADKEKDKILKEVGEKASLQRYKGLGEMNPPQLWETTMNPENRTLLLVTIEDAAESDRTFDMLMGDAVDPRRKFIQTHAKAVRNLDI, from the coding sequence GTGGCAAAGAAAAACGATGCAGGCTACGACGTCAGTTCGATCCAAGCGCTGGAGGGGATCGAACACGTGCGCAAACGCCCCGGCATGTACGTGGGCGGCACAGACATCAAAGCCTTACACCATCTTGTGTACGAGGTGGTGGATAATGCGATTGACGAAGCGCTCGCCGGATTCTGCAACTCGATCAACATCACGATTCATTCCGACAGCAGCGTCACCGTCGAAGACAACGGACGCGGCATCCCGGTCGGTCCACATCCTTCCAAGAAGGATGCGAAGGGCAAACCGATGGAAACTGTGGACGTGGTGATGACGGTCATCGGCGCGGGCGGCAAATTCGGCGGAGGCGGTTACAAAGTCTCCGGCGGTTTGCACGGCGTGGGCGTCAGCGCGGTCAACGCGCTCTCGGAATGGATGACCACCGAGATCAAGCGCGACGGCAAACTTTGGCAACAACAATACAAACGTGGCGTGCCGCAAGGCGCGATCAAGCAGATCGGCAAAGTCGGCAAGGAAGAAAGCGGAACAAAGCAAACCTTCAAGTTCGACAAACAGATCTTCACCGAAGATATTGACTATCGCTTCGATACGCTCGTCCAGCGCTTCCGCGAAATGGCGTTCGTGACGCGCGGCGTGACGATTCAATTTGTGGACGAGCGCAACGACCGCGAGATGACTTTCTATTTCGAGGGCGGGATCACCTCCTTCGTGCGATATTTGAATCGCAACCGCGAGAATCTGCACCCGGTGGTCTACGTCGAAAAAGAAATCGAAAACATCGGCGTCGAAGCCGCCATCCAATACACGGACGCGTACACCGAGTCGGTGTATTCGTTCGCCAACACGATCAACACGATTGACGGCGGAACGCACCTAACCGGTCTGCGCTCCTCGTTGACGCGCGTCATCAACGACTACGCGCGCAAGAGCGGCTTGCTCAAAGACTCCGACCCGAACTTCTCCGGCGACGATACGCGCGAGGGGTTGACAGCCATCGTTTCGGTCAAGCACCCCGGTCCGCAATTCGAATCGCAGACGAAAGTTAAGTTGATGAACCCCGAAGTGCAGACGTACGTCACGCAGGTGGTCGGCGACGCGTTTGGCACGTTCCTCGAGGAGAATCCGCAGGCGGCGAAAGCCATTGTTGCGAAGTGTCTCACTTCCGCCCGGGCGCGCGACGCGGCGCGTAAGGCACGCGATCTCGTCATCCGCAAGTCCGCGCTTGAGTCGCTGACTCTGCCCGGCAAATTGGCGGACTGTTCGGAGCGCGACTCGTCGAAGACCGAACTGTACATTGTAGAAGGCGATTCCGCAGGCGGATCAGCCAAACAGGGGAGAGATCGGCACTTCCAAGCGATTCTGCCCCTACGCGGAAAGATCATGAACACCGAGCGCGCCCGCTTGGACAAAATCCTATCGAGCAATGAGATTAAGGCGTTGATCTCCGCGTTAGGCACCGGCATCGGCGACAACTTCGACATCGAAGGTTTGCGCTACGGACGCGTGATCATCATGACCGACGCCGACGTGGACGGCAGTCACATCCGCACGCTATTGCTGACATTCTTCTTCCGTTACATGCCGAAATTGATTGAAGACGGTCATTTGTACATCGCCCAACCGCCGCTGTACCGCATCGCGTACAAGAACCAAGTGAAGTACGCCTACGCCGATAAGGAAAAAGATAAGATTTTGAAAGAGGTCGGCGAGAAGGCAAGCCTTCAACGATATAAAGGTCTCGGCGAAATGAACCCGCCACAGTTGTGGGAAACGACGATGAACCCCGAAAACCGCACTTTGCTCCTCGTCACGATCGAAGATGCGGCAGAGTCGGACCGCACGTTCGATATGCTGATGGGCGACGCGGTGGACCCCCGCCGCAAGTTCATCCAGACGCACGCCAAAGCAGTGCGAAACTTGGACATTTAG